In Burkholderia lata, the DNA window CGATGTCGTCGTTGCCCGGTTCGATATATGCCTGCACGATCTTCTTCGAATCGGGATTCAGCGCTTCGAGGAAGTTCGCGCCGCCCGCGTCCGGATGCGGCTCCTTGAACAGGCGGTCGTAGATCCGCACTTCGGCCGGTTGCGCATGCTTCGCGCTGACCCAGTGGATGTTGCCCTTGACCTTGTACGTGTTCGCGCCTTCGGTACCCGACTTGCTGTCCGGGAAGTAGTTGCAGTGCACGGCCGTCACGTTGCCGTCGGCGTCCTTGTCGAAGCCCGTGCACTCGATCACGTAGCCGTAGCGCAGGCGCACCTTGTTGCCCGGGAACAGGCGGAAATAGCCCTTCGGCGGGTTCTCGACGAAGTCCTCGCGCTCGATCCACAGCTCGCGCGAGATCGGGAACGTGCGCACGCCGCGGTCCGGGTGGTGCGGGTGCACGGGCGCCGTGCACGCTTCTTCGAGGTCTTCCGGGTAGTTGTCGATCACGAGCTTCAGCGGATCGAGCACGGCGACCGTGCGTGCGGCCTTGTCGTCGAGGTCGTCGCGCAGCGCGCCTTCGAAGATGCTCATGTCGATCCACGAGTCGATCTTCGTCACGCCGATCCGCTCGCAGAACAGGTGGATGCTCTCCGGCGTGAAGCCGCGGCGGCGCACGCCGACGATCGTCGGCATCCGCGGGTCGTCCCAGCCGTCGACGTGGCCTTCGGTCACGAGCTGCAGCAGCTTGCGCTTGCTGGTGATCGCGTACGTGAGGTTCAGTCGCGAGAATTCGATCTGTTGCGGCAGCGGGCGCGTGAACATGCCGGCTTCCGCGAGTTCGTTCAGCACCCAGTCGTACAGCGGTCGGTGATCCTCGAATTCGAGCGTGCACAGCGAATGCGTGATGCCTTCGAGCGCATCCGAGATGCAGTGCGTGTAGTCGTACATCGGGTACACGCACCATGCGTCGCCGGTGCGGTAGTGGTGCGCGTAGCGGATCCGGTAGATCACCGGGTCGCGCATGTTCATGTTCGGCGAAGCCATGTCGATCTTCGCGCGCAGCACGTGCTCGCCTTCCTTGAACTCGCCGGCCTTCATGCGGCGGAACAGGTCGAGGTTTTCTTCCGGCGTGCGCTCGCGGAACGGCGACGGCTTGCCGCCTTCCGTCAGCGAGCCGCGGTTCGCGCGCATTTCATCGGCGCTCTGGCTGTCGACATACGCCTTGCCGCGCTGGATCAGAAGTTCGGCGAACTCGTACAGCTTGTCGTAGTAGTCGCTCGCGAAGTACTGGTGATCGACCGCATCCTTGCGCCAGTCGAAGCCGAGCCAGCGCACCGCGTCGACGATCGAATCGACGTATTCGACGCTTTCCTTTTCCGGGTTCGTATCGTCGAAGCGCAGGTGGCACACGCCACCGTAGTCGCGCGCGACGCTGAAGTTCAGGCAGATGCTCTTGGCGTGCCCGATGTGCAGATAGCCGTTCGGCTCGGGCGGAAAGCGCGTCTCGACGCGGCCGCTCCATTTGCCGGTGCGGTTGTCGTCGTCGATGATGTTGCGGATGAAATTGGAAGCCGCGGGGGCGTCGTTGCGTTCGGTGCTCATGCGGATGGCGTCAGGTTGTGTCGGCGCGCGCGTCGCGCCGGTTTAATCCCGTGATTCTACCTGACCGGGGTCCGTCCCGCGCGGCTTGCAGCATGGCGGGGGCGGGTTTCGACCGATTATCTCGATATTGTGTCGGCTGTAACACGACGTAAATCGGATTGCCCGGGCCGTTTGGCGTTGCCTATGATGGCTTCACCGATTCAATGCCGCCGTTCGGGTTGCCGCGCGGCGGGAGGAAACTAAAAATCATGATGAAGAAGACCACGTTTATCGTTCGTACCGCCGTGATCGTCGCGGCCCTGTCGCAACTCGGCGCATGCGCCATGACGCATACGCAGCGCAATGCCGGTATCGGCGCGGCCGCGGGCGGCGCGCTCGGCTACCTGGTGACGGGCGGCCCGCTCGGCACGGTCGCCGGCGCAGCGGCAGGCGGTATCGTCGGCGCGAACGTGCGCTGACCGATGACATGACGCGAGCCGCCTGCACGGCGGCTTGTCGTCCGGTCGCGACGCGGTGCTCAACGCGTCCCGACCCCACGCACATCCTTCCGGTATCAGACAGGCAGCATCAGGGAGGAACGGGTGTGCGACACTGCGCCGACGCACCATAACGATTTCACTCGTCGACGCACTTTCCATGAGCCGATTCCCCGTTCTCGTCCTGCCGGGCTACGCCAATTCGGGCCCGCTTCACTGGCAGAGCCGCTGGGAGCGTGCCGATGCACGTTTCTCGCGCGTCGCGATGCCCGACTGGGATAGTGCATTCCGCAACGGCTGGTGTCTCGCACTCGATCGCGCGGTCGAAGCCGCGTGCGGGCCGGTGCTGCTTGCCGGTCACAGCCTCGGCACGCTGACCACCGCGTGGTGGGCGACGCGCTATGCGCGCCCGGCCGCGCTCGCGAAAGTGCGCGGCGCGCTGCTCGTCGCGTTGCCTGATCCCGACGGTCCCGCGTTTCCGGCCGATGCGCACGGCTTCGGGCCCGTGCCATACGAACGGCTGCCGTTTCCGACCTGCGTCGTCGCCAGCAGCGACGATCCGTATGGCTCGCTCGCGTTCGCGCGCACCTGCGCGAACGCGTGGGGCAGCGTATTCCACGATATCGGCCCGCGTGGCCACATCAACGCGGACAGCGGGCTCGGCGACTGGCCCGAGGCGCGCGGCTGGCTCGACGCGCTCGCTCGTGGCGATTGACAGCGCAGGGCGGGGCGGTGGTTGCGGCCGCTGCCACGGCCAGCCCGCCCGCACCCGCGCCAACTCCCGCGTTCAGATCGCCTGTTTCGCCCGCAGCGCGGCGATCTTCGCGTCGTCGTAGCCGAGCATGTCGCGCAGCACGTCGTCGGTCTGCGCGCCGAGCAGCGGCGGGGCCGTGCGTGCGTCCGGCGGCGTCGCGCTCATCCGGATCGGGTTGCGCACGAGTTTCGCGTCCGCGCCGCACGGGTGCGGCAGCGATACCTGCATCCCGCGCGCGACCACCTGCTCGTTGTCGAACACCTCGTCGAGATCGTTGATCGGCCCGCACGGCACGCCGGCCGCTTCGAGCGCACCGATCCAGTCGGCCTTGTCGCGCGCCTTCACCATTTCCGCGAGGATCGGCACCAGCGTGTCGCGGTGGCGCACGCGCGACGGATTCGTCGCGAAACGCTCGTCGTCCGCCAGCCCGGGCTGGCCGCCGGCCTCGACGAAGTTGCGGAACTGGCCGTCGTTGCCGACCGCGACGATGATCCAGCCGTCGCGCGTCTGGAACGTCTGGTACGGCACGATGTTCGGATGCGCATTGCCCCAGCGCACCGGCGGCTTGCCGCTCGCGAGGAAGTTGGTGTTCATGTTCGCGAGCAGCGCGACCTGCACGTCGAGCAGCGCCATGTCGATGTACTGGCCTTCGCCGGTCCGGTCGCGGTGCGCGAGCGCGGCGAGTACCGCGATCGTCGAGTAGAGGCCGGTCGCGAGGTCGGCGATCGCGACACCGGCCTTCTGCGGGCCGCCGCCCGGCTCGCCGTCGCGCTCGCCGGTGATGCTCATGAAGCCGCCGATCCCCTGGATGATGAAGTCGTAGCCCGCGCGGTGCGCATACGGGCCCGTCTGGCCGAAGCCGGTGACCGAGCAGTAGACGAGATCGGGCTTCACCGCGCGCAGCGAGTC includes these proteins:
- a CDS encoding ornithine acetyltransferase, with product MMKKTTFIVRTAVIVAALSQLGACAMTHTQRNAGIGAAAGGALGYLVTGGPLGTVAGAAAGGIVGANVR
- a CDS encoding glutamine--tRNA ligase/YqeY domain fusion protein produces the protein MSTERNDAPAASNFIRNIIDDDNRTGKWSGRVETRFPPEPNGYLHIGHAKSICLNFSVARDYGGVCHLRFDDTNPEKESVEYVDSIVDAVRWLGFDWRKDAVDHQYFASDYYDKLYEFAELLIQRGKAYVDSQSADEMRANRGSLTEGGKPSPFRERTPEENLDLFRRMKAGEFKEGEHVLRAKIDMASPNMNMRDPVIYRIRYAHHYRTGDAWCVYPMYDYTHCISDALEGITHSLCTLEFEDHRPLYDWVLNELAEAGMFTRPLPQQIEFSRLNLTYAITSKRKLLQLVTEGHVDGWDDPRMPTIVGVRRRGFTPESIHLFCERIGVTKIDSWIDMSIFEGALRDDLDDKAARTVAVLDPLKLVIDNYPEDLEEACTAPVHPHHPDRGVRTFPISRELWIEREDFVENPPKGYFRLFPGNKVRLRYGYVIECTGFDKDADGNVTAVHCNYFPDSKSGTEGANTYKVKGNIHWVSAKHAQPAEVRIYDRLFKEPHPDAGGANFLEALNPDSKKIVQAYIEPGNDDIAPETRLQFERHGYFVADRVDSKPGKPVFNRIVGLRDSWGKPA
- a CDS encoding RBBP9/YdeN family alpha/beta hydrolase, producing the protein MSRFPVLVLPGYANSGPLHWQSRWERADARFSRVAMPDWDSAFRNGWCLALDRAVEAACGPVLLAGHSLGTLTTAWWATRYARPAALAKVRGALLVALPDPDGPAFPADAHGFGPVPYERLPFPTCVVASSDDPYGSLAFARTCANAWGSVFHDIGPRGHINADSGLGDWPEARGWLDALARGD
- a CDS encoding CaiB/BaiF CoA transferase family protein, which gives rise to MGALSHIRVLDLTRVLAGPWCAQTLADFGADVIKVERPGAGDDTRHWGPPYLKDADGADTAEAAYYLAANRNKRSVTVDIATPEGQQIVRELAAQSDVVLENYKVGQLKKYGLDYDSLRAVKPDLVYCSVTGFGQTGPYAHRAGYDFIIQGIGGFMSITGERDGEPGGGPQKAGVAIADLATGLYSTIAVLAALAHRDRTGEGQYIDMALLDVQVALLANMNTNFLASGKPPVRWGNAHPNIVPYQTFQTRDGWIIVAVGNDGQFRNFVEAGGQPGLADDERFATNPSRVRHRDTLVPILAEMVKARDKADWIGALEAAGVPCGPINDLDEVFDNEQVVARGMQVSLPHPCGADAKLVRNPIRMSATPPDARTAPPLLGAQTDDVLRDMLGYDDAKIAALRAKQAI